A single window of Jiangella alkaliphila DNA harbors:
- a CDS encoding ABC transporter ATP-binding protein: MSTTTPPTGAARAGALPVATPAEVRREAGLLFRRHRTPLAVALTVHVLAASAGLAGPFLLGRMVDAVTGDGSQTRVDVLAAILAGCIVVQALLTRVAIQRSLVLGERVFAELRDTFITRVLSLPLSTVERAGTGDLVARTTGDIDALSRTVRFAVPEILVAVVTTVLTLAAAVLAGPLVALGAIVGAPLLILGTRWYLNRARAGYLWERAAYATINGTITETVDGARTIEALGLGDVRVTRADDDLREAFAAEKRTLFLRSVWFPTAEMAYVLPVVATLAWGAWLASAGHATVGQITTVVLYMVQIVDPVDRLVSWLDELQVGLTSFARVVGIANVPPDRTPTGELPAGEDIAASDVRYAYVEGQDVLHGVSLDLAHGERLAMVGPSGAGKSTLGRLLAGIHPPRTGRVDVGGVPLVDLDVDQLRREVVLVTQEHHVFVGTLRDNLALAAPSASDDDLRRALAAVDALEATDALPDGFDTVVGSGGHPVGPAFAQQIALARIVLADPHTLVLDEATSLLDPRAARHLERSLSAVLHGRTVIMIAHRLHTAHDADRAAVVENGRIAELGSHHDLVAEGGAYAALWESWHGSSASAEAR, encoded by the coding sequence ATGAGCACCACGACGCCCCCGACCGGGGCGGCGCGCGCGGGCGCGCTGCCAGTCGCGACCCCCGCCGAGGTCCGCCGCGAGGCCGGCCTGCTGTTCCGCCGGCACCGCACGCCGCTCGCCGTCGCGCTGACCGTCCACGTGCTGGCGGCCTCCGCCGGGCTGGCCGGGCCGTTCCTGCTCGGCCGCATGGTCGACGCCGTCACCGGCGACGGCTCGCAGACCCGGGTCGACGTCCTGGCCGCCATCCTGGCAGGTTGCATCGTCGTCCAGGCGCTGCTCACCCGGGTCGCCATCCAGCGCTCGCTGGTGCTGGGCGAGCGGGTCTTCGCCGAACTGCGCGACACCTTCATCACGCGGGTGCTGAGCCTGCCGCTGTCCACCGTCGAGCGGGCCGGCACCGGCGACCTCGTCGCTCGCACCACCGGCGACATCGACGCGCTGTCGCGCACCGTGCGGTTCGCGGTGCCGGAGATCCTGGTCGCGGTCGTGACGACGGTGCTGACGCTGGCGGCCGCCGTGCTGGCCGGGCCGCTGGTGGCGCTGGGCGCCATCGTCGGCGCGCCGCTGCTGATCCTCGGCACCCGCTGGTACCTCAACCGCGCGCGGGCCGGCTATCTGTGGGAGCGGGCGGCGTACGCGACCATCAACGGCACCATCACCGAGACCGTCGACGGCGCCCGGACCATCGAGGCGCTCGGCCTCGGCGACGTCCGCGTCACCCGCGCCGACGACGACCTGCGCGAGGCGTTCGCGGCGGAGAAGCGGACGCTGTTCCTGCGCAGCGTCTGGTTCCCGACGGCCGAGATGGCGTACGTGCTGCCGGTGGTGGCCACGCTGGCGTGGGGCGCCTGGCTGGCGTCGGCCGGCCACGCCACCGTCGGGCAGATCACCACCGTCGTCCTCTACATGGTGCAGATCGTCGACCCTGTCGACCGCCTGGTCTCGTGGCTCGACGAGCTGCAGGTCGGGCTGACGTCGTTCGCCCGGGTGGTCGGCATCGCCAACGTGCCGCCGGACCGCACGCCGACGGGTGAGCTGCCCGCGGGCGAGGACATCGCGGCATCCGACGTGCGCTACGCCTACGTCGAGGGACAGGACGTCCTGCACGGGGTGTCGCTGGACCTCGCGCACGGCGAGCGGCTGGCCATGGTCGGCCCGTCGGGTGCGGGCAAGTCGACGCTCGGGCGGCTGCTGGCCGGCATCCACCCGCCGCGCACCGGCCGGGTCGACGTCGGCGGCGTCCCCCTCGTCGACCTCGACGTCGACCAGCTGCGGCGCGAGGTCGTGCTGGTCACCCAGGAGCACCACGTGTTCGTCGGCACGCTGCGCGACAACCTCGCGCTGGCGGCCCCGTCCGCGTCCGACGACGATCTGCGCCGCGCGCTGGCCGCCGTCGACGCCCTGGAGGCGACCGACGCGCTGCCCGACGGCTTCGACACCGTCGTCGGCTCGGGCGGCCACCCGGTGGGGCCGGCGTTCGCGCAACAGATCGCGCTGGCCCGCATCGTCCTGGCCGACCCGCACACGCTGGTCCTCGACGAGGCGACGTCGCTGCTCGACCCGCGGGCGGCCCGGCACCTGGAGCGGTCGCTGTCGGCGGTGCTGCACGGCCGGACGGTCATCATGATCGCCCACCGCCTCCACACCGCCCACGACGCCGACCGCGCCGCCGTCGTCGAGAACGGCCGCATCGCCGAGCTCGGCTCCCACCACGACCTCGTCGCCGAGGGTGGCGCCTACGCCGCCCTCTGGGAGTCCTGGCACGGGTCGTCAGCGTCAGCCGAAGCCCGCTGA
- a CDS encoding type IV toxin-antitoxin system AbiEi family antitoxin domain-containing protein, with protein sequence MDLPQTYDRARLRELLQRQLGLVSAGQLRGLGLDARVARRWVAAGRWQRPHPRVFATFSGPLDRAACTWAAILWVSEDAAASHATAAELHGLTGRVDDRIHVTSPVSRRVRGRADDVVVHYAHRLPLTRHPTANPPRTRVDDTVLDLVDVAARARDVESFVTAAIQKRLTTPTRLAAALLRRKKIRWRAMVEAMLVDVADGAQSPLELQHLRAVERAHRLPHGCRQRRRAGARVIWIDVDYERYHTRVELDGRIGHDGEGRFRDRRRDNAATMSGAWTLRYGHTEIFGEPCQVAQQQAGVLRDRGWTGRARRCGPTCPIP encoded by the coding sequence ATGGATCTGCCGCAGACGTACGACCGCGCGAGGCTGCGTGAGCTGCTGCAGCGGCAGCTGGGCCTGGTTAGCGCCGGCCAGCTGCGTGGCCTCGGCCTCGACGCCCGCGTCGCGCGGCGCTGGGTCGCGGCGGGACGCTGGCAACGGCCGCACCCCCGAGTCTTCGCCACCTTCAGCGGCCCGCTCGACCGGGCCGCGTGCACCTGGGCCGCCATTCTCTGGGTGTCGGAGGACGCCGCGGCCAGTCACGCGACAGCGGCGGAGCTGCATGGCCTGACCGGCCGCGTCGACGATCGCATCCACGTCACCTCCCCGGTCAGCCGACGGGTCCGCGGCAGGGCTGACGACGTCGTCGTGCACTATGCGCACCGGCTCCCGCTGACTCGGCACCCGACGGCGAACCCACCGCGCACACGGGTGGACGACACCGTCCTCGACCTGGTCGATGTCGCTGCGCGCGCCCGCGACGTCGAGTCCTTCGTGACGGCGGCGATCCAGAAGCGGCTGACCACACCCACCCGGCTGGCGGCGGCGTTGCTGCGGCGCAAGAAGATCCGCTGGCGGGCGATGGTCGAGGCGATGCTCGTCGACGTCGCCGACGGTGCGCAGTCGCCGCTGGAACTCCAGCACCTGCGTGCGGTCGAGCGGGCACACCGCCTGCCGCACGGGTGCCGTCAACGCCGCCGCGCGGGCGCGCGCGTCATCTGGATCGACGTCGACTACGAGCGCTACCACACCAGGGTGGAGCTGGACGGACGGATCGGCCATGACGGAGAGGGCCGGTTCCGCGATCGTCGCCGCGACAACGCCGCCACCATGAGCGGGGCGTGGACCCTGCGCTACGGCCACACCGAGATCTTCGGTGAGCCGTGCCAGGTCGCGCAGCAGCAGGCCGGCGTCCTGCGCGACCGCGGCTGGACAGGTCGCGCCCGTCGATGCGGTCCCACCTGCCCAATTCCATGA
- a CDS encoding succinic semialdehyde dehydrogenase, with protein MSSTVSVDTVVDRALLDRLTDRVVARPRAERVATVAPFSGTPLAEVPLSTTDDVATAFAAARDAAHWWAARPVAERARIIGHIHDLVLDRRAEIADLVQAEAGKARRDAFEEVADVALAARYVAVRAPRVLRERRRLGLLPGLTRAIEGHRPKGVVGVISPWNYPLTLAISDCLPAFVAGNAIVHKPDQQAVLTALLARSIAIEAGLPEALWQIVSGDGPVIGGAVVEHADYVSFTGSTATGRVIAARLGERLVGASLELGGKNPMLVLDDADLDRAAEAAVRACFSNAGQLCMSMERVYVAASVREPFLERFLARVESMRVGAAFDYSRDMGSLMSQAQLDKVRAHVDDAVAKGARVLTGGRARPDLGPWFHEPTVLDGVRPGMLAADLETFGPVVSVYPVASDDEALHLANDTPFGLNASVWTSNLRRGVDVARRLRSGIVNVNEGYTAAWGSHDLPIGGMGASGLGRRHGREGILRYTEPQAIAVQRVHNIAPPAGMSYDTFTETMAKSLRVLRRTGRA; from the coding sequence ATGAGCAGCACAGTCAGCGTCGACACCGTCGTCGACCGCGCCCTCCTGGACCGTCTGACCGACCGCGTCGTCGCCCGGCCACGAGCCGAGCGCGTCGCCACCGTCGCGCCGTTCAGCGGCACCCCGCTGGCCGAGGTGCCGCTGTCCACCACCGACGACGTCGCGACGGCGTTCGCGGCGGCCCGCGACGCCGCGCACTGGTGGGCGGCCCGGCCGGTCGCCGAGCGGGCCCGCATCATCGGGCACATCCACGACCTCGTGCTCGACCGCCGGGCCGAGATCGCCGACCTCGTCCAGGCCGAGGCGGGCAAGGCCCGGCGCGACGCGTTCGAAGAGGTCGCCGACGTCGCACTGGCCGCCCGCTACGTGGCGGTCCGCGCCCCGCGGGTGCTGCGCGAGCGGCGCCGGCTGGGCCTGCTGCCCGGCCTGACCCGGGCCATCGAGGGCCATCGCCCCAAGGGCGTCGTCGGGGTCATCTCGCCGTGGAACTACCCGCTGACGCTGGCCATCTCCGACTGCCTGCCCGCGTTCGTCGCCGGCAACGCAATCGTGCACAAGCCCGACCAGCAGGCGGTGCTGACGGCGCTGCTGGCGCGGTCGATCGCGATCGAGGCGGGGCTGCCCGAGGCGTTGTGGCAGATCGTGTCCGGCGACGGCCCGGTCATCGGCGGCGCCGTCGTCGAGCACGCCGACTACGTGTCGTTCACCGGCTCGACCGCCACCGGCCGCGTCATCGCGGCGCGGCTGGGCGAGCGGCTGGTCGGCGCCTCGCTGGAGCTGGGCGGCAAGAACCCGATGCTCGTCCTCGACGACGCCGACCTCGACCGCGCCGCCGAGGCCGCCGTCCGGGCCTGCTTCTCCAACGCCGGCCAGCTGTGCATGTCGATGGAGCGGGTGTACGTCGCGGCGTCGGTGCGCGAGCCGTTCCTGGAGCGCTTCCTCGCCCGGGTCGAGTCGATGCGGGTCGGTGCGGCGTTCGACTACTCGCGCGACATGGGCTCGCTGATGTCGCAGGCTCAGCTCGACAAGGTCCGCGCCCACGTCGACGACGCCGTCGCGAAGGGCGCACGCGTGCTGACCGGCGGCCGGGCCCGGCCCGACCTCGGTCCCTGGTTCCACGAGCCGACGGTGCTCGACGGCGTCCGGCCCGGCATGCTCGCGGCCGACCTCGAGACGTTCGGCCCGGTCGTCTCCGTCTACCCCGTCGCCTCCGACGACGAGGCGCTGCACCTGGCCAACGACACCCCGTTCGGGCTCAACGCCAGCGTCTGGACGTCCAACCTCCGCCGCGGCGTCGACGTCGCCCGCCGGCTGCGCTCCGGCATCGTCAACGTCAACGAGGGCTACACCGCGGCCTGGGGCAGCCACGACCTCCCGATCGGCGGCATGGGCGCCTCCGGCCTCGGCCGGAGGCACGGGCGCGAGGGCATCCTGCGCTACACCGAGCCGCAGGCCATCGCCGTCCAGCGGGTGCACAACATCGCCCCGCCGGCCGGCATGTCCTACGACACCTTCACCGAGACCATGGCCAAGTCCCTCCGTGTCCTCCGCCGCACCGGCCGCGCCTAG
- a CDS encoding GuaB3 family IMP dehydrogenase-related protein: MAEIEIGRGKRGRQAYAFDDVAIVPSRRTRDPEEVSTHWQIDAYRFEIPLLAAPMDSVMSPATAIELGRAGGLGVLDLEGLWTRYDDPEPLLEEIAGLEEGKALNRLQEIYAAPVREDLIADRLREIREAGVTVAGALSPPRVKRYHEAVIDAGVDIMVIRGTTVSAEHVSGRAEPLNLKQFIYELDVPVIVGGCATYQAALHLMRTGAAGVLVGFGGGSSHTTRSVLGLTVPMATAVADVAAARRDYLDESGGRYVHVIADGSIGRSGDIAKAIACGSDAVMVGSPLARATEAPGRGWHWGSESHHADLPRGERVHVGTIGPLSEILGGPSYLADGSMNIVGALRRAMATTGYTEVKEFQRVEVTVLR, encoded by the coding sequence GTGGCGGAGATCGAGATCGGCCGTGGCAAGCGCGGCCGCCAAGCATATGCCTTCGACGACGTGGCGATCGTGCCCTCGCGGCGCACCCGCGACCCCGAAGAGGTGTCGACGCACTGGCAGATCGACGCCTACCGGTTCGAGATCCCGCTGCTCGCCGCGCCGATGGACTCCGTCATGTCGCCGGCGACGGCCATCGAGCTGGGCCGGGCCGGCGGGCTGGGCGTGCTCGACCTCGAGGGTCTGTGGACTCGCTACGACGACCCCGAGCCACTGCTCGAGGAGATCGCCGGGCTCGAGGAGGGCAAGGCGCTCAACCGGCTGCAGGAGATCTACGCCGCACCGGTGCGCGAAGACCTCATCGCCGACCGGCTGCGCGAGATCCGCGAGGCCGGGGTCACGGTGGCCGGCGCGCTGTCGCCGCCCCGCGTCAAGCGCTACCACGAGGCCGTCATCGACGCCGGCGTCGACATCATGGTCATCCGCGGCACGACGGTGTCCGCCGAGCACGTCTCCGGCCGGGCCGAGCCGCTGAACCTCAAGCAGTTCATCTACGAGCTCGACGTCCCGGTCATCGTCGGCGGCTGCGCCACGTACCAGGCGGCGCTGCACCTCATGCGCACCGGCGCGGCCGGCGTCCTGGTCGGGTTCGGCGGCGGATCGTCGCACACCACCCGTTCGGTGCTCGGCCTCACCGTGCCCATGGCGACGGCGGTGGCCGACGTCGCGGCCGCCCGGCGCGACTACCTCGACGAGTCCGGCGGCCGGTATGTGCACGTCATCGCCGACGGCTCGATCGGCCGGTCCGGCGACATCGCCAAGGCCATCGCCTGCGGCTCCGACGCCGTCATGGTCGGCTCGCCGCTGGCCCGGGCCACCGAGGCGCCGGGGCGCGGCTGGCACTGGGGTTCGGAGTCGCACCACGCCGACCTCCCGCGCGGCGAGCGGGTGCACGTCGGCACCATCGGGCCGCTGTCTGAGATCCTCGGCGGGCCGTCCTACCTCGCCGACGGCTCCATGAACATCGTCGGCGCGCTGCGCCGGGCCATGGCCACCACCGGCTACACGGAGGTCAAGGAGTTCCAGCGGGTCGAGGTCACCGTCCTGCGGTAG
- the guaB gene encoding IMP dehydrogenase, with product MDPMQSALSDSFAPLALTFDDVLLLPGESDVIPSEVDTTSRVSRNISVSIPLLSSAMDTVTEARMAIAMARQGGLGVLHRSLSIHDQAHQVDLVKRSESGMVTDPVTIGPEATLAEMDRMCGQYRISGIPVTDDDGKLLGIITNRDIRFIPSAEFAERRVREIMTKQPLVTGPVGIKSDDAFALLAKHKIEKLPLVDDAGRLKGLITVKDFVKSEEYPNATKDSEGRLVAAAAVGFFGDAWERAMTLVEAGVDVLVVDTAHGHTSLLLDVVRRLKADPAARGVDVIGGNVASRAGAQALVDAGADGIKVGIGPGSICTTRVVAGVGVPQVTAIHEASLAAKPAGIPVIGDGGLQYSGDIAKALVAGADTVMLGSLLAGVAESPGELIFINGKQFKSYRGMGSLGALRKRGAETTGSRDRYFQADVTSDDQLIPEGVEGQVPFRGPLGSVTHQLIGGLRQSMFYTGARTVTELQERGRFVRITSAGLKESHPHDIQMTVEAPNYSSRR from the coding sequence ATGGACCCCATGCAGTCCGCCCTGTCCGACTCGTTCGCGCCTCTCGCCCTGACCTTCGACGACGTCCTGCTGCTGCCCGGCGAGTCCGACGTCATCCCCAGCGAGGTCGACACCACCTCGCGGGTCTCGCGGAACATCTCGGTCAGCATCCCGTTGCTGTCCAGCGCCATGGACACCGTCACCGAGGCCCGCATGGCCATCGCCATGGCGCGTCAGGGCGGCCTGGGCGTCCTGCACCGCAGCCTGTCCATCCACGACCAGGCGCACCAGGTCGACCTCGTCAAGCGGTCCGAGTCGGGCATGGTCACCGACCCTGTCACCATCGGCCCCGAGGCCACGCTGGCCGAGATGGACCGCATGTGCGGGCAGTACCGCATCTCCGGGATCCCGGTCACCGACGACGACGGCAAGCTGCTGGGCATCATCACCAACCGCGACATCCGGTTCATCCCGTCCGCGGAGTTCGCCGAGCGCCGGGTGCGCGAGATCATGACGAAGCAGCCGCTGGTCACCGGCCCGGTCGGCATCAAGTCCGACGACGCGTTCGCGCTGCTGGCCAAGCACAAGATCGAGAAGCTGCCGCTGGTCGACGACGCCGGCCGGCTCAAGGGGCTCATCACCGTCAAGGACTTCGTGAAGTCCGAGGAGTACCCCAACGCCACCAAGGACTCCGAGGGCCGGCTGGTCGCGGCCGCCGCCGTCGGCTTCTTCGGCGACGCGTGGGAGCGGGCCATGACGCTGGTCGAGGCCGGCGTCGACGTGCTCGTCGTCGACACCGCGCACGGGCACACCAGCCTGCTGCTCGACGTCGTCCGCCGGCTCAAGGCCGACCCCGCCGCCCGCGGTGTCGACGTCATCGGCGGCAACGTCGCGTCGCGCGCGGGCGCCCAGGCGCTGGTCGACGCCGGCGCCGACGGCATCAAGGTCGGCATCGGGCCCGGCTCCATCTGCACCACCCGCGTCGTCGCCGGCGTCGGCGTCCCGCAGGTCACCGCCATCCACGAGGCGTCGCTGGCGGCCAAGCCGGCCGGCATCCCCGTCATCGGCGACGGCGGCCTGCAGTACTCCGGCGACATCGCCAAGGCCCTCGTGGCCGGCGCCGACACCGTCATGCTCGGCTCGCTGCTGGCCGGCGTGGCCGAGAGCCCGGGCGAGCTGATCTTCATCAACGGCAAGCAGTTCAAGTCCTACCGCGGCATGGGCTCGCTCGGCGCGCTACGCAAGCGCGGCGCCGAGACCACCGGCTCGCGCGACCGCTACTTCCAGGCCGACGTCACCAGCGACGACCAGCTGATCCCCGAGGGCGTCGAGGGCCAGGTGCCGTTCCGCGGCCCGCTCGGCAGCGTCACCCACCAGCTCATCGGCGGGCTGCGGCAGTCGATGTTCTACACCGGCGCCCGCACCGTCACCGAGCTGCAGGAGCGCGGCCGGTTCGTCCGCATCACGTCGGCCGGGCTCAAGGAGTCGCACCCGCACGACATCCAGATGACCGTCGAGGCGCCGAACTACAGCTCGCGCCGGTAG
- a CDS encoding FAD-binding oxidoreductase — translation MTSDSTLPKLADASALRDSCGAVHLPDDPGYDVARMPWNVAFDQRPAAVAFPADAAEVASVVRAAAAAGLRVAPQGAGHNAGALAGDLDDVVLLRTAGMTGVTVDADARIARAGAGALWLDAVDATAPYGLATLHGSSPDVGIVGYSLGGGLGWYARELGLQANSITAVELVTADGSQVRADPDHETELFWALRGGGGSFGVVTALEFRLYPIPVAYAGMFVFDWTHAARVLPRWAEWAVEAPDAVTTSFRILQLPPFPEIPEPVRGRQLVVINGAVLADDARAAAILEPLRELGPELDTFATVPSASLVRLHMDPEGPTPAVSDSSLLAGLPTAGVDAFLAAAGPDSGSSLLMAELRQLGGALSRPQLDAGALPMLDGQFLQFGVTIAATPEQAAQGTIEARNLVAAMSPYATGTQYLNFTETPTDARTGYGEAAWPRLRAVRSAVDPEGLLVANHPIPPA, via the coding sequence ATGACATCCGACTCGACCCTTCCCAAGCTCGCCGACGCGTCTGCGCTGCGCGACTCGTGCGGAGCCGTACATCTGCCCGACGATCCCGGCTACGACGTGGCCCGCATGCCGTGGAACGTCGCCTTCGACCAGCGCCCCGCGGCCGTGGCGTTTCCGGCCGACGCGGCCGAGGTGGCCTCCGTCGTCCGGGCCGCGGCCGCCGCGGGCCTGCGCGTCGCGCCGCAGGGCGCCGGTCACAACGCCGGCGCGCTCGCCGGCGACCTGGACGACGTCGTCCTGCTGCGCACGGCTGGAATGACCGGTGTGACGGTCGACGCCGACGCCCGGATCGCCCGGGCCGGTGCGGGCGCGTTGTGGCTCGATGCCGTCGACGCCACTGCCCCGTACGGTCTGGCGACGCTGCACGGATCCTCGCCCGATGTCGGCATCGTCGGTTACTCCCTCGGTGGTGGGCTCGGCTGGTACGCACGCGAGCTGGGTCTGCAGGCCAACAGCATCACGGCGGTCGAGCTCGTGACGGCGGACGGGTCACAGGTACGCGCCGACCCCGATCACGAGACCGAGCTGTTCTGGGCGCTTCGCGGCGGCGGCGGGAGCTTCGGCGTCGTCACCGCGCTGGAGTTTCGGCTCTACCCCATCCCCGTCGCGTACGCGGGCATGTTCGTGTTCGACTGGACGCATGCCGCCCGCGTGCTGCCTCGGTGGGCGGAGTGGGCCGTCGAGGCGCCGGACGCCGTCACGACGTCGTTCCGCATCCTGCAACTGCCGCCGTTCCCCGAGATCCCGGAGCCGGTCAGGGGCAGGCAGCTCGTCGTGATCAACGGAGCCGTGCTCGCGGACGACGCGCGCGCCGCCGCGATCCTCGAGCCGCTGCGCGAGCTCGGGCCCGAACTGGACACCTTCGCGACCGTGCCGTCCGCGTCGCTGGTGCGATTGCACATGGACCCGGAGGGGCCCACCCCGGCGGTGTCGGACAGCTCACTGCTGGCCGGCCTGCCCACCGCGGGTGTAGACGCCTTCCTCGCCGCCGCGGGACCGGACTCCGGCTCGTCGTTGCTCATGGCCGAGCTCCGGCAACTGGGCGGCGCGCTGTCCCGGCCACAGCTGGACGCGGGTGCCCTGCCGATGCTCGACGGCCAGTTCCTCCAGTTCGGGGTCACCATCGCGGCGACACCCGAGCAGGCGGCGCAGGGCACGATCGAGGCGCGCAATCTGGTGGCCGCCATGTCGCCGTACGCGACCGGAACGCAGTACCTCAACTTCACCGAGACCCCGACCGACGCTCGCACCGGATATGGCGAGGCGGCGTGGCCGCGGCTGCGAGCGGTCCGGTCGGCCGTCGATCCGGAGGGTTTGCTCGTGGCCAACCACCCGATTCCGCCGGCGTAG
- a CDS encoding AMIN-like domain-containing (lipo)protein yields the protein MKRTITMLTALLTAGLAFLAAPAAADAGPYCGLRWGSLPERAAVTQTAPLTDVRAGRHACFDRLVLDFAGDADGYSVRYVSSVSMDGSGQLVPLRGAADLEVVAVAPAHDAGGHATYTPAVRAELVRVTGWRTFRQVAWAGSFEGQTTIGLGVRARLPFRVFTLDGPGAGSRLVVDVAHRW from the coding sequence ATGAAACGCACCATCACCATGCTCACCGCATTACTGACCGCCGGCCTCGCGTTCCTCGCGGCTCCAGCCGCCGCTGACGCTGGGCCGTACTGCGGCCTGCGCTGGGGATCGCTGCCGGAACGCGCGGCCGTGACGCAGACCGCGCCGCTCACCGACGTCCGGGCCGGGCGGCACGCCTGCTTCGACCGCCTCGTCCTGGACTTCGCCGGCGACGCCGACGGCTACAGCGTCCGCTACGTCTCGTCCGTCAGCATGGACGGATCGGGCCAGCTGGTGCCGCTGCGCGGCGCTGCCGACCTCGAGGTCGTCGCGGTCGCGCCGGCCCACGACGCCGGCGGCCACGCCACCTACACCCCGGCCGTCCGGGCCGAGCTCGTCCGCGTCACCGGCTGGCGGACGTTCCGCCAGGTCGCGTGGGCCGGCAGCTTCGAAGGGCAGACGACCATCGGGCTCGGCGTGCGGGCCCGGCTGCCGTTCCGGGTGTTCACGCTGGACGGTCCGGGCGCCGGCTCGCGCCTGGTCGTCGACGTCGCCCATCGGTGGTGA
- a CDS encoding TetR/AcrR family transcriptional regulator: MHEWIPVPGTAKARLIEAAMHHFEQAGFEAATVTDLASKAGVTTGSLYHHFGSKLGLYTMVRDDLEKRITDRMEGAAETVGGPGRPAARAALLVAFDATVRFGVCRLLGETAPSGAADPVRDTLADLLPDDVRVAAVPLVAAWRAALREVADGAPAAGVRAALEFVLA, encoded by the coding sequence ATGCACGAGTGGATCCCCGTACCCGGGACGGCGAAGGCCCGGCTGATCGAGGCCGCCATGCACCACTTCGAGCAGGCCGGCTTCGAGGCGGCCACCGTCACCGACCTGGCCTCGAAGGCCGGCGTCACGACCGGCTCGCTCTACCACCACTTCGGCTCGAAGCTCGGCCTCTACACGATGGTCCGCGACGACCTCGAGAAGCGCATCACCGACCGCATGGAGGGTGCGGCCGAGACGGTGGGCGGGCCGGGCCGGCCGGCGGCACGGGCGGCGCTGCTCGTGGCCTTCGACGCGACGGTGCGGTTCGGGGTGTGCCGGCTGCTCGGCGAGACCGCTCCGAGCGGCGCGGCGGACCCGGTGCGCGACACCCTGGCCGACCTGCTGCCCGACGACGTCCGAGTCGCCGCGGTGCCGCTGGTCGCGGCCTGGCGCGCGGCGCTGCGCGAGGTCGCCGACGGCGCACCCGCGGCCGGCGTGCGGGCCGCGCTGGAGTTCGTGCTGGCCTGA
- a CDS encoding pyridoxal phosphate-dependent aminotransferase: MPPRRPALVERMRPFTSTIFAEITALATRTGAINLGQGFPDTDGPAVILDAASAAIHGGQNQYPPGPGVPVLRAAIARHQQRFYGLDVDPGSEVLVTAGATEAIAATILALCEPGDEVVTFDPVYDSYAASIALAGAVKRTVTLRWPDFGLDEAELRAAFGPRTRVVLLNTPHNPTGKVFDRAELELIGALAVEHDAVVVTDEVYEHQVYDDAVHVPITTLPGMAERTVTVSSAGKTFSVTGWKVGWLHGPAELVAAARAVKQFLTFVSAGPLQPAVATGLGLGDDFYAGLANGLQAKRDLLVDGLRAAGFAVSVPRGTYFVVADAAPLGFADGVELCQRLPELIGVAAVPVSVFHDDPKAAASLVRFAFCKRDDVLHDAVERLSRLAKLV, from the coding sequence GTGCCACCACGCCGACCCGCGCTCGTCGAGCGGATGCGCCCGTTCACGTCGACCATCTTCGCCGAGATCACCGCGCTGGCGACCCGCACCGGCGCGATCAACCTCGGCCAGGGCTTCCCCGACACCGATGGCCCGGCGGTCATCCTCGACGCCGCGAGCGCGGCCATTCACGGTGGGCAGAACCAGTACCCGCCCGGTCCCGGTGTGCCGGTACTGCGCGCGGCGATCGCCCGGCACCAGCAGCGCTTCTACGGCCTCGACGTCGACCCCGGCAGCGAGGTGCTGGTCACCGCCGGGGCGACCGAGGCGATCGCGGCCACGATCCTCGCGCTGTGCGAGCCGGGCGACGAGGTCGTCACGTTCGACCCGGTCTACGACTCCTACGCGGCATCGATCGCGCTGGCCGGCGCTGTCAAGCGCACCGTCACGCTGCGCTGGCCGGACTTCGGGCTGGACGAGGCGGAGCTGCGGGCCGCGTTCGGGCCGCGCACCCGGGTCGTCCTGCTCAACACGCCGCACAACCCGACCGGCAAGGTGTTCGACCGGGCCGAGCTGGAGTTGATCGGCGCGCTGGCGGTCGAGCACGACGCCGTGGTCGTCACCGACGAGGTCTACGAGCACCAGGTCTACGACGACGCCGTCCACGTGCCGATCACGACGCTGCCGGGCATGGCCGAGCGCACCGTCACGGTCTCGTCCGCGGGCAAGACGTTCTCCGTCACCGGCTGGAAGGTCGGCTGGCTGCACGGGCCGGCCGAGCTGGTCGCCGCCGCCCGCGCCGTCAAGCAGTTCCTCACGTTCGTCAGCGCCGGGCCGCTGCAGCCGGCGGTCGCGACCGGCCTCGGCCTCGGCGACGACTTCTACGCCGGGCTGGCGAACGGGCTGCAGGCCAAGCGCGACCTGCTGGTCGACGGCCTGCGCGCGGCCGGGTTCGCGGTGTCGGTGCCGCGCGGGACGTACTTCGTCGTCGCCGACGCCGCGCCGCTCGGGTTCGCCGACGGCGTCGAGCTGTGCCAGCGGCTGCCCGAGCTGATCGGCGTCGCGGCGGTCCCGGTCTCTGTCTTCCACGACGACCCGAAGGCGGCGGCGTCGCTGGTCCGGTTCGCGTTCTGCAAGCGTGACGATGTGCTTCACGACGCCGTCGAGCGGCTGAGTCGCCTGGCGAAGCTGGTCTGA